The genomic window CGCGCTAATTAAGGCTTggtttttctttcaaattacGGAgcgtaaataaaaagttgttcCAACGTATTAATTAGGCAGCCCTTTGAAGCCCAGATGAACCCAGTTTACAATTAGGCATATTAAATCCAAATTAACGCGTGGCAATTACGCTTAAACTTGGGAAGGTCGTGGACGAAAGAGATCGTACCTAATTATTGCGATTAACTTTTCCTTCAAACTGAAGAGCCTATGATGTTCCAGGACTAGAACCATCAGAGAAAACGAAAGAGCAGTCGATGTCCAAACGCGTTAAAGAACGAATGCGAGGATACTACTACAAGACAAAGTCTGCTCTCCAGTCATCTGACGTTTACATACACTCGAAGAACGGCCGAGGTAAGAAGCTCATAGATCAGTTCCTAACAGATCTGCGGAACATTCTCGAGTCTCACAAATACAACGAGACTTACTTCAACCGCAAAGCAAACAAAAACGCGCGCATTTGTGACGAGAGCGGCCTGTTCCAATGCGGCGGCCTCTGGAGCACCGACAAGTGTCTCTACGAAGGCGAGCACGTCATCAACCCCTACAGGAGCCGCGAGGAACGCATCATATTCCAAACATGGAATCTCGACCATAAGATTGAGCTATCAAGGTCCATAATCCCGAAAATTCTCCAAGCGATCGACGGCTTGTACAGCGGTGACATTAAATGTATTTCATGTGATAGGGATTCGAAGGTAGGCGGCATCGAAGCCGATAGGTATTACTTGCAAATATTTACGCGCGAAAACCTTAAGCTGGTACACATTGTGTGCCATTATAAAGGCAAGCATGACGCCGAGTCGGGCGTGTACACTCTGTGCAAGAAGTGCTTTGGCGGCCAAAGTATTGAATATAAGTAAGAGATGTTTCTAAAAAGCGTTCAATACATATTTAGGATTTAGAGGCGTATTTGTGACGCGAGAAAAATTGCCCAGTCCTTAAGATTTACGAGCGTTATTGTACTTGCTCGGAGTTTAATACAAGCCAGACAAACGCAACTGTGgcctgataataatttattttctcgtATGAAATATGTTCTCTGAATACTGAATTTGTAATTGAACACATAgctgcaatattttttcaaacaaagtataTTTCTATTCATAtgttatattgtattgtatgctATAGACTTATATGATATTTTCTTCGCAACCTGTGATAGAATGAAATCTTGTTGCGTTGTTGTCTTGCATCGCttgatttgattattatttaaatatttcttataatttattatattattttaccaaaGATCATgggataattataatttataatacaaattGCGAAAGCGCATTATATTTTACAACTAAACTCCAATAGAATCGATGTCTGATAATAAAATCAGTAGCTACACAACATTTTTATACCGAGCTtgagaaaaacaaattaaactttttattggACATTTTGTATTCTACAACATCGCAATGTCCCCGGCTTATAGTTTGTTCGGGCCTGCTTAGCATATCGAAATTGGTGTACTTTGTAAAATTGTCCACGACATctaaaacttgtttttattttaaagacttcgtttcagtagatatttttttacgcaAGTTTCATGAATTATTCATATTATCTTTAAGTATGTAtagctaaatatatttttatttgcaatgtTTATTAAGCAATGAAACGGCTATGTTCACTAGAAATCATGTAGTTTTTATACGTAGTGGTTGTTCCTTTTATAActatatatttaaaactttttattgttgATATTAAACCATTTCTATTCCTTGATTGATCTCCTAACCCTTCATGACATAGTATTAGAGCTATTATACACatttgtacttatttaattaagtttaatttttaatttaaatacatatcttTACCCAGATTTTATCTTAGTAGAATTGGATGTTGTCCGTGATTGCGCTAtagatttttctataaaaatgtttacgaaAT from Helicoverpa armigera isolate CAAS_96S chromosome 2, ASM3070526v1, whole genome shotgun sequence includes these protein-coding regions:
- the LOC135118477 gene encoding DNA fragmentation factor subunit beta-like translates to MKKGYKVTDVKREKKIGVAAENLEELIEKSCKKLGFNVSCAECRLCVAEDGTHVDDDEYLATLPPQTLFILLKNTEKMVNDFDYYYDLIRSQKKEYIETGAAAKEFLSTNIKEKFKVFQRYIQAADDAKTMLSERAQDPDWFEGLEPSEKTKEQSMSKRVKERMRGYYYKTKSALQSSDVYIHSKNGRGKKLIDQFLTDLRNILESHKYNETYFNRKANKNARICDESGLFQCGGLWSTDKCLYEGEHVINPYRSREERIIFQTWNLDHKIELSRSIIPKILQAIDGLYSGDIKCISCDRDSKVGGIEADRYYLQIFTRENLKLVHIVCHYKGKHDAESGVYTLCKKCFGGQSIEYK